The following are encoded together in the Hemicordylus capensis ecotype Gifberg chromosome 4, rHemCap1.1.pri, whole genome shotgun sequence genome:
- the PLAGL2 gene encoding zinc finger protein PLAGL2, which yields MTAFFTSVPNWIQDAKQEEEEAGWKLVARPKGRESESEGKCQYELSGASFPSVDKLRANSEQRPYCCPQLHCGKAFASKYKVYRHLATHSAQKPHQCMYCEKMFHRKDHLRNHLQTHDPNKEALHCPECGKNYNTKLGYRRHLAMHAAASGDLSCKVCLQMFESTQVLLEHLKAHSRRPSGSVKEKKHPCDHCDRRFYTRKDVRRHLVVHTGRKDFLCQYCAQRFGRKDHLTRHMKKSHSQELLKIKTEPVDMLGLLSCSSAVAVKEELSPVLCMASRDVMSSKNFPGILPMGMYGAHVPAMPSSGMHHSLVPNPLPMGMSYPLESSSPPQPPPKYQLGSTSYLPDKLPKAEVDSCLAELPGGLSLVPGEPSSSPPQPATLEETLLSKSPALLSEALCAANMDFSHLLSFLPLNLPPCNPPVSSGGLVMGYSQGDTQSLLTTLPPQESPGATASLSFGALHSLPSVFSPGLGTTTLPRFHQAFQ from the exons ATGACAGCGTTCTTCACCAGCGTCCCCAACTGGATTCAAGAtgcaaagcaggaggaggaggaggcaggctggAAACTAGTTGCCAGACCCAAGGGCCGGGAGAGTGAGAGTGAAGGGAAATGCCAGTATGAGCTTTCGGGAGCCTCCTTCCCCAGTGTGGATAAGCTAAGAGCAAACTCAGAACAGAGGCCTTACTGCTGCCCACAACTGCACTGCGGCAAAGCCTTTGCCTCCAAGTACAAGGTTTACAG GCACCTGGCCACCCACTCTGCTCAGAAGCCCCACCAATGCATGTACTGTGAGAAAATGTTCCACCGCAAGGACCACCTCCGCAACCACCTTCAGACGCACGACCCCAACAAAGAAGCTCTCCACTGCCCGGAGTGTGGCAAGAACTACAACACCAAGCTTGGCTACCGGCGTCACCTCGCCATGCATGCGGCTGCCAGCGGTGACCTCAGCTGCAAAGTGTGCCTGCAGATGTTTGAGAGCACTCAGGTCCTGCTGGAGCACCTCAAGGCCCACTCCCGGAGGCCATCGGGCAGCGTGAAGGAAAAGAAGCATCCGTGTGATCACTGCGACCGGCGCTTCTACACCCGCAAGGACGTGCGGAGGCACCTGGTTGTGCACACGGGCCGGAAGGACTTCTTGTGCCAGTACTGTGCCCAGCGCTTTGGACGCAAAGACCACCTGACCAGACACATGAAGAAGAGCCACTCCCAAGAACTGCTGAAGATCAAAACGGAGCCAGTGGACATgctgggccttctcagctgcagCTCGGCTGTAGCGGTgaaggaggagctgagccctgtCCTGTGCATGGCCTCCCGGGATGTGATGAGCAGCAAGAACTTCCCTGGGATACTGCCCATGGGCATGTATGGCGCACATGTCCCGGCCATGCCCAGCTCAGGGATGCACCATTCTTTGGTCCCCAACCCCCTGCCAATGGGGATGAGTTACCCCCTGGAATCGTCCTCTCCACCACAACCTCCACCCAAATACCAGCTTGGGTCTACCTCATACTTGCCTGACAAACTACCCAAAGCAGAGGTGGACAGCTGTTTGGCAGAGCTCCCTGGAGGCCTGTCTCTCGTGCCTGGTGAGCCATCCTCGTCCCCTCCTCAGCCTGCCACTCTGGAGGAGACTCTACTCTCCAAGAGCCCTGCTCTACTTTCTGAAGCTCTCTGTGCTGCTAACATGGACTTCTCCCATCTTCTGAGCTTCCTCCCATTGAACCTTCCTCCATGCAACCCTCCTGTGTCCTCAGGAGGGCTGGTCATGGGTTATTCGCAGGGAGATACCCAGTCACTCCTCACCACTTTGCCACCGCAAGAGTCACCAGGAGCCACAGCCTCACTCAGCTTTGGGGCCCTTCATTCATTGCCGTCGGTATTCTCTCCGGGCTTGGGTACGACCACCTTGCCGCGTTTCCATCAAGCGTTCCAGTGA